One part of the Girardinichthys multiradiatus isolate DD_20200921_A chromosome 10, DD_fGirMul_XY1, whole genome shotgun sequence genome encodes these proteins:
- the rbp4 gene encoding retinol-binding protein 4 — protein sequence MLRFIVALCLLALCWAQDCKVENFQVKQDFDKTRYTGTWYAVGKKDPEGLFLLDNVVAQFNIEDDGRMTATAKGRVIILNNWEMCAHMFGTFEDTPDPAKFRMRYWGAASYLQTGYDEHWVIDTDYDNYAIHYSCRLLDEDGTCLDSYSFVFSRHPDGLRPEDQAIITQKKMDLCLLGKYRRVTHNGFCENSGNAEVSQ from the exons ATGCTGAGGTTCATTGTGGCTCTTTGCCTTCTGGCGCTGTGCTGGGCACAGGATTGCAAGGTAGAGAATTTCCAGGTCAAGCAGGACTTCGACAAAACCAGG TACACAGGGACTTGGTATGCTGTAGGAAAGAAGGACCCAGAGGGTTTGTTCTTACTTGACAATGTTGTAGCCCAGTTTAACATTGAGGACGATGGCAGAATGACCGCTACTGCAAAGGGCAGAGTCATCATCCTCAA CAACTGGGAAATGTGTGCTCACATGTTTGGTACCTTTGAGGATACTCCTGATCCTGCCAAGTTTAGGATGAGGTACTGGGGAGCTGCTTCATACCTGCAAACAGGAT ATGACGAACACTGGGTTATTGACACTGACTATGACAACTACGCCATCCACTACTCCTGCAGACTGCTCGACGAGGATGGCACATGCTTGGATAGCTACTCTTTCGTCTTCTCGCGTCACCCGGACGGCCTGAGGCCAGAGGACCAGGCCATCATCACGCAGAAGAAGATGGACCTTTGTCTTTTGGGGAAATACAGACGTGTTACACACAATG GGTTCTGTGAGAACAGTGGGAATGCAGAGGTGTCTCAGTGA